A portion of the Nitrospira sp. genome contains these proteins:
- a CDS encoding ABC transporter permease, whose translation MSSSTEALTAVPRIRLKPSNGWRALNLREFWQYRELLYFLSWRDIKVRYKQTALGALWAILQPFLTMLVFSLFFGNLAKMPSDGIPYPIFAFAALVPWTFFSNGLTQSGNSLIQSAGMLKKVYFPRLIVPISSILSGVVDFLFAFLVLIGLMFWYGIVPTANVVWLPFLLLLAFGTALGVGLWLSAMNVQFRDVRYTIPFLAQFWLFATPIAYPSSLLSEPWRTIYGINPMVGVVEGFRWALLGTATAPGPLIIVSALTMLTILITGMFYFRRMESTFADVV comes from the coding sequence ATGAGTTCATCGACCGAAGCTCTCACGGCGGTCCCAAGAATCCGCCTGAAACCATCGAATGGGTGGCGCGCACTGAATTTGCGAGAATTCTGGCAGTACCGCGAACTGCTCTACTTTCTCAGCTGGCGCGATATCAAGGTCCGATACAAGCAAACGGCGTTAGGTGCCTTATGGGCCATTCTCCAACCCTTCCTGACAATGCTTGTATTCAGTTTGTTTTTTGGGAATCTTGCGAAGATGCCGTCGGACGGCATTCCCTATCCCATCTTTGCTTTTGCGGCCTTGGTCCCCTGGACGTTTTTTTCCAACGGACTCACGCAGTCGGGAAACAGCCTGATACAGAGCGCCGGCATGCTCAAGAAAGTCTATTTTCCACGCTTGATTGTTCCGATCTCCAGCATCCTGTCAGGCGTCGTTGATTTCCTGTTCGCCTTCCTCGTCCTCATCGGACTGATGTTCTGGTACGGAATCGTCCCGACAGCCAATGTCGTGTGGTTGCCTTTTCTCCTGTTATTGGCGTTTGGGACGGCCTTGGGTGTGGGGTTATGGTTATCGGCGATGAATGTACAGTTTAGAGATGTTCGTTACACGATTCCGTTCCTCGCTCAGTTTTGGCTGTTCGCCACCCCCATCGCTTATCCCAGTAGTTTGCTCTCCGAACCCTGGAGAACGATCTATGGCATCAATCCTATGGTAGGGGTCGTCGAAGGTTTCCGGTGGGCGCTTCTTGGAACCGCAACTGCTCCAGGCCCCCTCATCATTGTGTCTGCATTGACTATGCTCACGATTCTTATAACGGGCATGTTCTATTTCCGGCGAATGGAAAGCACCTTTGCCGATGTGGTCTAG
- a CDS encoding ABC transporter ATP-binding protein yields MSKIAISVESLGKQFRVGTATGSYSTLREKLVDLVGAPFYRLASLLRRNRQDAGTGDDILWALKDVSFQINCGEVVGIIGRNGAGKSTLLKILSQITEPSEGHADMFGRVGSLLEVGTGFHPELTGRENVFLNGAILGMSRSEIERKFDEIVAFAEVKRFIDTPVKHYSSGMCVRLAFAVAAHLEPEILIIDEVLAVGDASFQKKCLGKMEGVAKEGRTVLFVSHNMLAVQNLCSRVIWLHDGKIVQDGKPADVVSSYLRMSASMLTEQAWDDVTQAPGNHKVRLRKISVRGADRDRPDQLSIDQPCEIEVEYWNQRPQAVLHATLHVYTEQGILAFTTGSAEQAAMEDGAMPAGLFRSVCHLPANLLNTGVHRIVLLIVENRSRVTYRLEDALSFEMVELSKRHFGWQGREPGAVRPMLRWTTIQVQAGEPVNMTPLPH; encoded by the coding sequence ATGAGCAAGATAGCAATCTCCGTCGAATCACTCGGCAAACAGTTCCGAGTCGGGACAGCCACCGGGTCTTACAGCACCCTCCGGGAAAAGCTGGTGGACCTCGTGGGGGCACCATTTTATCGGCTTGCCAGCCTTCTGCGTCGAAATCGGCAAGATGCAGGGACTGGCGACGATATCCTCTGGGCGTTGAAAGACGTGTCGTTTCAAATCAATTGCGGGGAGGTGGTCGGTATCATCGGTCGAAACGGCGCCGGGAAGAGCACGCTGTTGAAGATCCTCTCCCAGATCACGGAGCCTTCCGAAGGCCACGCAGACATGTTCGGGCGAGTCGGGTCTCTACTGGAAGTCGGGACAGGTTTTCACCCGGAGCTGACGGGACGAGAGAATGTCTTCTTGAACGGCGCCATCTTGGGGATGTCTCGATCGGAGATCGAGAGGAAGTTCGACGAGATCGTCGCGTTTGCTGAAGTGAAGCGATTCATCGACACCCCTGTTAAGCATTACTCCAGCGGCATGTGCGTTCGTCTGGCCTTCGCTGTCGCCGCCCATCTTGAGCCGGAAATCCTGATCATTGACGAGGTGCTTGCGGTCGGGGATGCAAGCTTTCAGAAGAAATGCCTTGGGAAGATGGAGGGGGTGGCAAAGGAAGGACGGACGGTCTTGTTCGTCAGTCACAATATGCTGGCGGTTCAGAATCTGTGCTCGCGAGTGATTTGGTTGCACGACGGAAAGATCGTACAGGATGGAAAGCCGGCCGATGTTGTCTCAAGCTATCTGAGGATGTCTGCGTCGATGTTGACGGAACAGGCGTGGGACGACGTGACTCAGGCCCCTGGAAATCACAAAGTCCGCCTCCGTAAGATCAGCGTGCGGGGGGCTGATCGCGACAGACCCGACCAGCTCAGCATCGATCAGCCGTGCGAAATCGAAGTCGAATATTGGAACCAGCGCCCGCAGGCCGTGCTCCATGCCACGCTACATGTATATACCGAACAGGGAATTCTCGCATTCACCACCGGGTCGGCGGAACAAGCCGCCATGGAAGACGGCGCGATGCCTGCGGGGCTCTTTCGCAGCGTGTGCCATTTGCCGGCCAACTTGTTGAATACCGGCGTACACAGGATCGTTCTACTGATCGTCGAAAACCGAAGCAGGGTCACGTATCGCCTTGAAGACGCCCTCTCCTTTGAGATGGTCGAGCTCAGTAAGCGCCACTTCGGATGGCAAGGTCGAGAGCCGGGCGCCGTTCGTCCGATGCTCAGATGGACGACCATCCAAGTTCAAGCGGGCGAACCCGTCAATATGACGCCCTTACCCCATTGA
- a CDS encoding GNAT family N-acetyltransferase, whose translation MDHVIPEFPCQVNARTGLAHTGYAHADYAASLAEFGTPRHLRRCDGWILERQIPGTPYRDAIGPYPLFSCLDWSQLAQDLDEIGTDLVSLMVVPAPFDGYSRLLLERCFTQVIPFKSHYVTDLTQPLEKIVKKSHKDTVARAAKRVEVSHCVEPVAHLTKWVELFDVLVKRHHITGIRAFSQDAFAKQLAIPGMVMFEARANGETVGLDLWYTQAEVAYGHLVAFSELGYELRASYATKWFMLNHFAGKVRWVDLGGGAGVSSNATDGLSVYKDGWSTGTVPAYLCCRIFNHSLYDSLSAACGATGSSYFPAYRAGIPF comes from the coding sequence ATGGATCACGTGATTCCTGAGTTCCCATGCCAGGTGAATGCCAGAACTGGGCTTGCCCACACAGGGTATGCTCATGCGGACTACGCTGCATCCTTGGCGGAATTTGGAACCCCTCGCCATCTCCGGCGCTGTGATGGGTGGATCCTCGAGCGTCAGATTCCGGGCACCCCGTATCGAGATGCGATCGGCCCCTATCCGTTGTTCAGCTGCCTGGATTGGTCTCAACTTGCCCAGGACCTGGACGAGATCGGAACGGACCTGGTCAGCCTCATGGTCGTTCCTGCCCCGTTTGACGGGTATTCTCGTCTGCTCCTTGAGCGCTGTTTTACGCAGGTGATTCCGTTTAAGTCGCACTATGTGACCGATCTTACGCAGCCGCTGGAGAAGATCGTCAAGAAATCTCACAAGGATACGGTGGCGCGCGCGGCGAAAAGGGTAGAAGTGTCACACTGCGTGGAACCGGTCGCGCATCTTACAAAGTGGGTCGAACTATTCGACGTGCTCGTCAAGAGGCATCACATCACGGGCATTCGCGCTTTTTCGCAGGACGCCTTTGCCAAGCAATTAGCGATTCCCGGCATGGTGATGTTTGAGGCACGGGCAAACGGGGAAACCGTCGGACTCGATCTGTGGTATACGCAGGCAGAAGTCGCCTATGGACATTTGGTGGCGTTTAGTGAGCTCGGGTATGAATTACGCGCGTCATACGCCACCAAGTGGTTTATGCTCAATCACTTTGCCGGGAAAGTGAGATGGGTCGATCTGGGAGGGGGCGCCGGCGTGAGTTCGAACGCGACCGACGGCCTTTCCGTCTATAAAGACGGGTGGAGTACCGGAACCGTCCCCGCATATCTCTGCTGCCGAATTTTTAATCATTCTCTGTACGATTCATTGTCCGCGGCATGCGGCGCCACCGGCAGCAGCTATTTTCCTGCCTATCGAGCAGGCATTCCGTTCTAA
- a CDS encoding phytanoyl-CoA dioxygenase family protein — protein sequence MSSQVSVDVARSLPTVEECIASIERDGYCYVPQMFSPEQVSMALERIKYWFDNTLSSQSERMPYLNKDQSMVYNLQSKDLFLLRMVLGCELIEKVLMRFLNDRWFTSIPSDAPNYILRSFLARSSNHQMPLHIDSFIPYAGPHVFIMQCSIPLEDQTEDNGCTVLIPGSHLSGKYCSQDAFPSAVSIKARAGDLVFWDSRIWHGARQNTSGGTRWAMIATFCRWWIKQAFDIPGNLPQELYDQLTEREKSVLGYCSVPYDNEKHGIDMKRSYSLLPQQVVDYRR from the coding sequence ATGTCATCCCAAGTGTCTGTTGATGTAGCCAGATCCCTGCCGACGGTTGAGGAGTGTATCGCCTCAATCGAGCGCGATGGCTACTGTTACGTGCCGCAGATGTTCTCGCCCGAACAGGTGTCCATGGCGCTGGAGCGGATTAAGTACTGGTTCGACAACACGCTGTCGTCCCAATCCGAGCGAATGCCGTATCTCAACAAAGACCAATCGATGGTGTACAACCTCCAGAGCAAGGACCTCTTTCTTCTTCGGATGGTGCTCGGCTGCGAGCTCATCGAGAAGGTTCTGATGCGGTTTCTGAATGACCGGTGGTTTACCTCAATCCCGTCAGATGCGCCCAATTATATCCTACGATCGTTTCTTGCCCGAAGCAGCAATCACCAAATGCCTTTGCACATCGACTCGTTCATCCCCTATGCGGGTCCCCATGTTTTCATCATGCAATGTTCGATCCCTCTGGAGGATCAGACGGAAGACAACGGTTGTACCGTGCTGATTCCAGGCTCTCACCTTTCGGGAAAATACTGTTCGCAAGACGCTTTCCCTTCCGCCGTGTCCATCAAGGCTCGGGCGGGAGATCTCGTCTTCTGGGACAGTCGAATCTGGCATGGAGCCCGTCAAAACACCAGCGGGGGGACGCGCTGGGCCATGATTGCTACATTTTGCCGCTGGTGGATTAAGCAAGCTTTCGATATCCCGGGCAATCTCCCCCAAGAGCTCTATGATCAGTTGACCGAACGCGAAAAAAGCGTGCTCGGGTACTGTTCGGTTCCTTATGACAACGAAAAGCATGGCATCGATATGAAGCGGAGCTATTCGTTGCTGCCCCAACAGGTGGTGGATTACCGCAGGTAA
- a CDS encoding MBL fold metallo-hydrolase, whose protein sequence is MPKDLTVTYVSHACLRIDGEFGSLLCDPWFLNEPVYDYALWKFPPAVIPPEVLLKDLDYLYITHSHEDHFHIPSINRIPRDIQVLLPEYANRPCLRAQLVERTMREMGFHRIRKIQPWETIHLGGITPFTVVPSAKSRAHDWENSGFVIDHPGTRLINMNDNCDDEELCSEIHSRWPIFEIGFVQTSSATVFPACYRMPPEAKEEAARNKCETFTLHKRLIEMLHLQRIVPFAGDFGWYDDRYFSHNWQGRSTPKILENWIRENYPDRDVATLYPSDTWSISTGIVRNHPDVDWGQYLDFVRTCKQKLQKKVDHYNAWIDASDRSNLLHRSRRHTDTINKHITQDGIVFSGRFRVIVEGDNSNFSFVLKANPQDGFSIDWEDTEPVDQSIYVPERLWAAILEGKIMWGMYQWTTEIKEHVPYRLDLGRFWYWLEYNLDLGNKNSQAIMNPKLFPHLSGPTIRPEWGTIEFEDDWEFPWLNREVASGQESAHQSA, encoded by the coding sequence ATGCCAAAAGATCTCACAGTCACTTATGTCTCGCATGCTTGTCTCCGAATCGACGGCGAGTTTGGCTCGCTGTTGTGCGATCCCTGGTTTTTGAATGAGCCTGTTTACGACTACGCCCTCTGGAAGTTTCCCCCGGCGGTGATTCCACCCGAGGTCCTGCTGAAGGACCTCGATTATCTCTACATCACACATTCGCACGAAGATCACTTTCATATTCCGTCAATCAATCGTATTCCCCGTGACATCCAAGTGCTGCTCCCGGAATACGCCAACCGGCCTTGCTTGCGCGCGCAATTGGTGGAACGCACCATGCGGGAGATGGGTTTTCATCGGATCAGAAAAATTCAGCCGTGGGAAACGATTCACCTCGGGGGAATCACACCGTTTACCGTCGTGCCATCGGCGAAATCGCGCGCTCACGATTGGGAGAACTCCGGCTTCGTGATCGATCATCCCGGAACACGTCTTATCAACATGAACGACAACTGTGATGACGAAGAACTCTGTTCGGAGATCCACTCGCGCTGGCCGATCTTTGAGATCGGCTTTGTCCAAACCTCCAGTGCCACAGTGTTTCCAGCCTGCTATCGCATGCCGCCGGAAGCCAAGGAGGAAGCCGCCAGGAACAAGTGTGAGACGTTTACGCTGCACAAACGTTTAATCGAAATGCTTCATCTTCAACGCATCGTTCCTTTCGCGGGAGACTTCGGCTGGTATGACGATCGGTACTTCAGCCACAATTGGCAGGGCCGGTCCACGCCGAAGATTCTGGAGAATTGGATCCGCGAAAATTATCCCGATCGGGATGTCGCCACGCTCTATCCATCCGACACCTGGTCCATTTCCACCGGTATTGTTCGTAATCATCCCGATGTTGATTGGGGGCAATATCTGGATTTCGTCAGAACCTGCAAACAGAAACTTCAGAAGAAGGTGGATCACTACAATGCATGGATCGATGCATCGGATCGATCCAATCTTCTCCACCGTTCGCGCCGGCACACGGACACCATCAACAAGCACATTACGCAAGACGGCATCGTCTTCAGTGGTCGTTTCCGCGTGATCGTGGAAGGAGACAACTCGAACTTTTCCTTTGTGTTGAAAGCCAATCCTCAGGACGGATTTTCCATCGATTGGGAAGACACGGAACCTGTCGACCAGTCGATTTATGTGCCCGAGCGTCTCTGGGCGGCGATTCTGGAAGGCAAGATCATGTGGGGCATGTATCAATGGACGACGGAGATCAAGGAGCATGTGCCGTATAGACTGGATCTTGGCCGCTTCTGGTATTGGCTGGAATACAACCTCGATTTGGGTAACAAAAATTCCCAGGCCATCATGAACCCCAAATTGTTCCCGCATTTGAGCGGCCCGACGATTCGGCCGGAGTGGGGAACGATTGAATTCGAAGACGATTGGGAGTTCCCGTGGCTCAATCGAGAAGTGGCCTCGGGGCAGGAGTCGGCTCACCAAAGTGCCTAG
- a CDS encoding class I SAM-dependent methyltransferase, translating to MAHACVLCGAEEWAELVEPHPCQSVRVDGVIEPRPLERRQCRGCGVGFRISKEDLELMYRQDYALYSNRPGADAFNRQRHPAVVDLIASSIQPFRPRRILEVGCGDGSTLSAIRELWPDAETVGLEPSRHAAEAARARGHRVIEGMAESSLGEAAEQAFDLVFSVQVIEHTADPVAFLASQRACLAPGGVVVTICPNGAVPHAELIHADHLFSFTPHHLATVTARAGLIRRGGCEFFLDEACEFNQLVVASTASDSESAEIGRMPAISQDEVDRLEQARNAYLRRWSCLEGELSKRVGQCGTLICFGTGGWSANLAGYAPAIWERVRACTVDTPATITYMNKPVVEYSSLHEQDPDIVIVAVNPCRQDMVSQRLRRDGYCTVQWNDLIQR from the coding sequence ATGGCACATGCATGCGTGCTCTGCGGGGCCGAGGAATGGGCCGAGCTGGTCGAGCCGCACCCCTGCCAGTCCGTTCGGGTTGATGGAGTGATTGAGCCGCGGCCGCTCGAGAGGCGCCAGTGCAGAGGCTGCGGGGTCGGCTTTCGAATATCCAAAGAAGACCTGGAGTTGATGTACCGGCAGGACTACGCCTTATACAGCAACCGCCCAGGCGCCGACGCGTTCAACCGTCAGCGGCATCCCGCGGTGGTCGATCTCATCGCCAGTTCGATACAGCCCTTCCGGCCTCGTCGAATTCTCGAGGTCGGATGCGGAGACGGGAGCACGTTGAGCGCCATACGGGAACTGTGGCCCGATGCCGAAACGGTGGGCTTGGAACCCTCCCGCCATGCTGCAGAAGCGGCACGAGCAAGAGGCCATCGGGTAATCGAGGGGATGGCGGAGTCGTCGTTGGGAGAGGCGGCGGAGCAAGCGTTCGATCTTGTGTTCAGCGTTCAGGTTATCGAGCACACAGCTGACCCGGTCGCGTTTTTGGCGTCGCAAAGAGCTTGTCTGGCACCTGGAGGAGTCGTGGTGACAATTTGCCCCAATGGGGCGGTGCCTCATGCAGAACTTATCCATGCGGATCATCTGTTCTCGTTTACTCCTCATCATCTCGCGACCGTGACGGCCCGGGCTGGGCTGATCCGTCGTGGCGGGTGCGAATTCTTTCTTGATGAAGCCTGCGAATTCAATCAACTGGTGGTTGCAAGCACAGCCTCGGATTCCGAGTCGGCCGAAATCGGCAGGATGCCGGCAATTAGCCAGGATGAGGTGGACCGGCTGGAACAGGCACGGAACGCGTATCTGCGTCGCTGGTCCTGTCTTGAAGGCGAGCTCAGCAAACGGGTCGGACAGTGCGGGACCCTCATCTGTTTTGGTACCGGTGGTTGGTCTGCCAATTTAGCCGGGTACGCGCCGGCCATATGGGAGCGCGTACGAGCCTGCACTGTTGATACCCCCGCGACTATCACCTACATGAACAAACCCGTGGTCGAATACTCCAGCCTGCACGAGCAGGACCCGGACATAGTCATCGTGGCGGTCAATCCTTGTCGACAGGATATGGTCTCCCAACGACTGCGCCGAGACGGGTATTGCACCGTTCAGTGGAACGATCTGATCCAGAGATAG
- a CDS encoding phytanoyl-CoA dioxygenase family protein: MQATASTATTLRTTFNDQGYVLVRNLIPEVIGNRVLEDLRLATTQLLQSRGLLTPELFRGELLELLKAVFSLDLNLYLSILRLGSKLQSVHALALHERLIHLLNELGCKASVLPCGVAIHLVADELKIPGGYFGWGAHQDWSSAQGSLDQLVLWTPLMDVGKDFYPVEIVPGSHKLGVLPGDRQNANNRGALITIQPGFVDEKDFVSVEMNRGDVLMFSGLLVHRTGTGTRKGLRIACGARFDNIEEHTFVDRGYPCAFRLHAETQILHPGFPTADEVNRLFQ; this comes from the coding sequence ATGCAGGCCACAGCGTCCACTGCTACTACTCTTCGAACTACCTTCAATGATCAAGGTTATGTCCTCGTAAGGAACCTCATTCCCGAAGTCATCGGGAACCGGGTGTTGGAGGATCTTAGGCTCGCGACCACCCAGCTCTTGCAGTCCCGTGGCCTCCTCACTCCGGAGCTCTTTCGTGGAGAACTGTTGGAATTGCTCAAGGCGGTGTTCAGTCTGGACCTTAACCTGTATCTCAGCATTCTGCGCTTGGGCAGCAAGTTACAGTCGGTCCATGCGTTGGCCTTGCATGAGCGACTCATTCACCTGCTCAATGAATTAGGCTGTAAGGCGAGTGTCCTGCCCTGTGGAGTTGCTATCCATCTTGTGGCCGACGAGTTGAAGATTCCAGGCGGTTACTTCGGGTGGGGCGCGCACCAGGACTGGTCGTCGGCTCAAGGCAGTTTGGACCAGCTGGTCTTATGGACGCCGCTCATGGACGTGGGCAAAGACTTCTATCCCGTCGAAATCGTACCCGGGAGCCACAAATTGGGCGTGTTACCTGGAGATCGGCAGAATGCCAACAACAGGGGCGCATTGATTACCATTCAACCCGGCTTTGTGGACGAGAAGGATTTTGTGTCCGTCGAAATGAATCGTGGTGATGTCCTGATGTTCTCGGGGCTCCTCGTTCATCGGACCGGCACCGGGACGCGCAAAGGACTCCGCATCGCCTGCGGGGCGCGTTTCGACAATATTGAAGAGCACACGTTTGTTGATCGCGGCTATCCCTGTGCCTTTCGCCTCCATGCGGAAACGCAGATACTGCATCCGGGGTTCCCCACCGCCGATGAGGTGAATCGGCTCTTTCAGTAA
- a CDS encoding aminotransferase class I/II-fold pyridoxal phosphate-dependent enzyme produces MKAWEDLAIFGGKPTFEKPLHVGYPNIGNRAALFERINDILDRRWLTNMGPYSQEFEQRISDMLGVKHCIAMCNGTVALEIAIRALGLTGEVIVPSMTFIATVHALQWQEVRPIFCDIAPGEFHLDPEKVEAMITPRTTGIIGVHLWGRPCHVEALTRIAQQRRLKLLFDAAHAFGCSHNGRMIGNFGNAEVFSFHATKCINTFEGGAIVTNDDELAEKIRLMTNFGFGGTDKVVYIGTNGKMNEVSAAMGITSLEDFETFIELNRSNYQTYVRELTGIRGLRPVMYDEQERNNYHYVVLELDEAVTAVSRDQVVDILRAENVLARRYFYPGCHNMEPYRSYFPLSQLWLPETERMTKRVLVLPTGAAVTAESIKLIGQIIRVVVSSGREIRDRLKQPVPAVQPRVVQDPNQELSAELEIVPR; encoded by the coding sequence ATGAAGGCATGGGAAGACCTGGCAATTTTCGGAGGGAAACCGACGTTTGAGAAACCGCTCCATGTGGGTTATCCCAACATCGGAAACCGCGCGGCCCTGTTCGAACGCATCAACGACATCCTGGATCGACGATGGCTGACCAACATGGGGCCCTACAGCCAGGAATTCGAGCAACGTATCTCGGATATGCTCGGGGTCAAACATTGTATCGCTATGTGCAACGGCACGGTCGCGTTGGAAATTGCCATTCGTGCGCTCGGCCTTACCGGGGAAGTCATCGTTCCCTCCATGACCTTTATTGCGACGGTGCACGCGCTGCAGTGGCAGGAGGTCAGGCCGATTTTCTGCGATATTGCGCCGGGTGAGTTCCATCTGGATCCGGAGAAAGTCGAGGCGATGATTACGCCGCGAACCACCGGTATCATCGGAGTGCATCTCTGGGGACGGCCCTGCCACGTCGAGGCACTGACCAGAATCGCTCAACAACGGCGATTGAAGCTCTTGTTTGACGCGGCCCATGCATTCGGCTGTTCACATAACGGACGCATGATCGGCAACTTTGGCAATGCGGAGGTGTTCAGTTTCCACGCTACGAAATGCATCAACACATTCGAAGGGGGGGCGATCGTCACCAACGATGATGAGCTGGCGGAAAAAATTCGCCTGATGACCAATTTTGGTTTCGGGGGGACCGATAAGGTCGTCTACATCGGGACGAACGGGAAGATGAACGAAGTGTCCGCCGCGATGGGAATTACCTCTCTTGAGGATTTTGAGACGTTTATTGAGCTGAACCGATCGAACTATCAAACCTATGTCAGGGAGCTGACGGGGATTCGCGGGCTCAGGCCGGTCATGTACGATGAGCAGGAGCGCAACAACTATCATTACGTTGTCTTGGAGCTCGACGAAGCCGTGACCGCCGTGAGCCGTGATCAGGTGGTGGACATTCTCCGTGCAGAGAATGTGCTCGCCCGACGATATTTCTACCCGGGCTGCCACAATATGGAGCCCTACCGGTCTTATTTTCCATTGAGCCAGCTGTGGTTGCCGGAGACGGAACGCATGACCAAGCGGGTGCTGGTGCTGCCGACCGGTGCAGCTGTGACTGCCGAGAGCATCAAGCTCATCGGGCAGATTATCCGGGTGGTTGTTTCCAGCGGCCGGGAGATTCGCGATCGGCTGAAGCAACCGGTTCCTGCGGTGCAGCCACGGGTCGTCCAGGACCCGAATCAAGAATTGTCTGCGGAATTGGAAATCGTACCACGGTGA
- a CDS encoding MBOAT family protein, whose translation MLFNSHEFLFLFLPATAAIFFLLGGFGRRQFSIAWLVAASVFFYGYWNVSYVPLLLFSVVFNYLLGEALDAAKKKWMLIGGILVNLGLLAYFKYATFIVDNLRFLPISDLHVVLPIGISFLTFEQIAYLIDTYRGQTPPRDFVRYCWFITFFPRLIAGPIVRAREILPQYGKRSFGSFNTTWFATGVTIFVIGLFKKVICADHVGSYATHVFQTAEGGTAITFFEAWGGALAFTCQIYFDFSGYTDMAIGIARMFGIVLPLNFDSPYKAFNIIEFWRRWHMTLSRFLRDYLYISLGGDRKGKVRRYLNLMITMLVAGLWHGAGWTFVAWGGLHGLYLCINHGWRAVRARLGHDLSRTTWWGRGSGRFATLGAVVVAWIFFRASSFPGALNMLTGMAGMNGLGGTSTSLMGYFIAPILLLVCLVAPNTQELVGQIEDESIDQPSHVRSEYKPWFLWQPNLSWSIVIGLMFYLAIVSLTEESEFIYFRF comes from the coding sequence ATGCTGTTTAATTCACACGAGTTTCTGTTCCTATTCTTGCCGGCGACGGCGGCGATTTTCTTTCTGCTGGGTGGATTTGGTCGCCGTCAATTTTCAATAGCCTGGCTCGTCGCCGCGTCGGTGTTCTTTTATGGATACTGGAATGTTTCCTATGTTCCGTTACTGCTCTTCTCCGTGGTGTTCAATTACCTCCTGGGGGAAGCGTTAGACGCTGCCAAAAAGAAATGGATGTTGATAGGCGGCATACTGGTCAATCTTGGGCTGCTGGCATACTTCAAATATGCAACGTTCATTGTTGACAATCTGCGTTTTCTGCCGATAAGCGATCTACACGTTGTCCTACCCATAGGGATTTCATTTCTCACGTTTGAACAGATCGCGTACCTCATAGACACCTATAGAGGCCAAACACCCCCAAGGGATTTTGTTCGTTACTGTTGGTTCATTACGTTTTTCCCGCGGCTTATTGCCGGACCTATTGTCCGAGCTCGAGAAATCTTGCCGCAGTATGGAAAACGGTCATTTGGTTCTTTCAACACGACGTGGTTTGCTACTGGGGTGACGATATTCGTTATCGGTTTATTCAAGAAAGTTATCTGTGCCGATCACGTCGGTTCGTATGCGACACACGTATTTCAGACTGCCGAAGGAGGGACGGCGATAACGTTTTTTGAAGCCTGGGGGGGAGCGCTGGCGTTTACATGTCAGATCTATTTTGATTTTTCTGGTTATACCGATATGGCGATCGGGATTGCGCGCATGTTTGGCATTGTGCTGCCGCTCAATTTCGATTCCCCATACAAAGCTTTCAACATCATTGAGTTTTGGCGGCGTTGGCACATGACATTGTCGCGTTTTCTTCGAGACTATCTCTATATATCCCTCGGGGGTGATCGCAAAGGAAAAGTTCGACGATACCTGAATTTAATGATCACCATGCTGGTTGCCGGTTTGTGGCACGGCGCAGGGTGGACGTTTGTTGCTTGGGGAGGGTTACACGGGCTCTACTTGTGTATCAATCATGGCTGGCGGGCAGTGCGAGCGAGGTTGGGGCATGATCTGAGCCGGACCACCTGGTGGGGGCGTGGAAGCGGGAGATTCGCGACCTTGGGCGCGGTTGTCGTGGCTTGGATTTTTTTTAGGGCCTCAAGTTTTCCCGGTGCACTCAATATGTTGACCGGCATGGCGGGCATGAACGGGTTAGGGGGTACTTCCACGAGTCTCATGGGGTATTTCATTGCGCCGATTCTGTTACTGGTGTGTCTGGTTGCGCCTAATACCCAAGAATTAGTGGGCCAAATCGAAGATGAATCAATCGACCAGCCGAGCCATGTGAGGTCAGAATATAAACCCTGGTTCTTGTGGCAGCCCAATTTGAGCTGGTCGATAGTGATAGGGCTGATGTTTTACCTGGCAATTGTGTCGCTAACGGAAGAGAGCGAGTTTATCTATTTTAGATTTTAA